In the genome of Calothrix sp. PCC 6303, the window AATTAAGGCAACCATTACGATTCAAAGTCACAGCACATCAAATGTTTGTACTTTTGCCCAATATGGTGCTGTAGAAGCGTTATCGGGTTCCCAAGATTGCGTCGAGGAAATGCGACAAGCTTTTGCCAAGCGTCGGGAAGTCATGTTTAACCGCATCAACACTATTCCCGGTTTGAGTTGCCTTCAACCGGATGGTGCATTTTACTTGTTTCCAGATATCACGAAAACAGGATTAACATCGCTGGATTTTTCCAACGCTTTACTAGAATCGGAAAAAGTCGCAGTTATTCCCGGTATCGCCTTTGGTGCCGATGATAACATTCGTTTGTCCTATGCTACTGATATGGAAACAATTGAAAAAGGCATGGATAGGTTAGAGAAGTTTGTCAAATCCAAAATTTGATCTTTACCTGTTCCCTGTTCCCTATTCCCTGTTTGCTATCTACTGTTCCCTATTCCCTATTTCAAAAATCCCATTTCCTGCAAACCCTGACGTAACCTGACAGCTTCGTTAGGGTTATGGGTTTCGTGAAGAGAGATAGCTTTATTAAATGCTGGTAAAGCTGCCTTCACATTGCCAATTTTTAACCAAGCTACACCGAGATTTTGGTATGCATCGGCGTAGTTAGGGTTCAATTGTATGGCTTTCTGGTAAGATGCGATCGCATCCACAAACAAACCCATGGCTTTGAGTACTAATCCTAAATTATAATGACCAGCAGCAAAATTAGGATCAATACGAATTGTCATACTGTACGCCATTTTCGCATTTTTCAGATCACCAGCTTCTTTAAATAAGCTACCTAGGTTATTATACGCTCCCAATTTCAGCATCGGGAAAACAACTAGTTTAGTTGCCGCTTGATAATGAATCAAAGCTTGCTTAATATTTTGAGCATGAGTATAGCCAATTCCCAAATGATAATGTAACTCATACATTAAATCAGAATTTGCCTGTTTTGATGCAATTCCTCGCAACAGTAATTGAATTCCATCATTCACTCTACCCGACTCAATATATAATGCTCCCAACTTACTACAAACATAAGGATCATGATGATTATTGGCGATAAAATTCTCCATTGCTACTTGAGCCTTAGCAAATTTATCTTGTTGATTAATTATGTCCTTTTGGTATCCATCATGTAAAATACCCACCTCTGTTAAATGACCAATTTGCCAATAAGGTTCTTTGTGTAAAATCTCACTAATACTATCATCTACAATCGCATGATATGGACGTGTAAAACTAATTTCCGGATGTCTCCGAAACAGCCTAGAAACTAATGAATATGGTGATTGATGAGCGCCAATTTCTTGACGCAGTAAATTAATTAATATGTAATCATCCATCTTCATCACTTCTTGAATATGTGGGATGATTTTTGGTGATAAAACTTCATCTGCATCCAAAACTAAAATCCAGTCACCTGTCGCATATTTCAGCGCTTCATTCCTTGCCACACTAAAATCATGATTCCATCCATAACTTTCTACTCTTGCCCCAAAACTTTGAGCAATTTCGATAGTTTTATCTTCAGAACCCGTATCCACTATGATAATTTCATCAATCAGATTTTTCGCACTGTTAAGACATTTAGCCAGCCGACTTTCTTCATCCTTAACAATCATGCATAAACTAAGTTTTGTCATAGTTATTAATCTTTCTGTTTTTGCATAAAACTATTACCAGACGGCTGTAACATAATTACCATAATTATGATTAACTTGATTCTCCAAAGATGTCGTATGACCGACAAACCTTCATCATATTTTATCAAGATTTGTGGTATACATTAGTCATTTTCAGTTAATCCCAGTTAAGTATAGCATCACCCAATATTTTTACAGGTAAAATTTTCCTTTTCTCATCTACATAATATCTCAGGAGTATTCCGAGTGAATTCCAGCCTTATCCTATCCAACATTCTTAATCCACCAGTGTTGTTTTTCTTTCTGGGGATGTTAGCTATATTTGTCAAATCAGACTTAGAAATCCCGGCACCATTACCAAAATTATTCTCCCTCTATTTACTTTTAGCAATTGGATTTAAAGGTGGTTATGAATTAGGTGAGAGTGGCATTAGTCAGGAGGTATTAATAACACTATTCGCCGCTGTAGTTATGGCTTGTGGAATCCCTATTTATTCATTCTTTATTCTCAAAATTAAGCTTGATACCTATAATGCAGCCGCAATTGCTGCAACCTATGGTTCTACTAGTGCCGTGACTTTTATTACTGCTCAATCATTTTTAAAGGTTTTAAATATCAACACTAATGGCTATATGGTAGCAGCATTAGCCTTGATGGAATCCCCTGCGATTATTATGGGAATTTTATTAATTAAAATATTTAACCGCAATAAAACTGAAGAAACAGAAAATCAAACTGGATTTTGGCAAGAAGTATTAAAGGAAGCATTTTTGAATGGTTCAGTTTTTTTATTAATTGGTAGTGTGATTATTGGAATTTTAACCGGTGAAAAAGGTTGGGAAAAATTACAACCCTTTACTCAAGGTATTTTTTACGGAGTCTTATCCTTTTTCTTATTAGATATGGGGATGGTTGCAGCACGTCGCATCAAAGATTTGGGTAATACAGGTTCCTTTCTAATTATATTCTCCATACTTATGCCTGTTGCTAATGCAATTGTCGGGATAATTATCGCTAAAGTTATTGGTATTCCCCAGGGAAATGCTCTATTATTCGCTGTTTTGTGCGCTAGTGCTTCCTATATAGCAGTTCCTGCTGCAATGAGGATTACAGTTCCGGAAGCAAACCCCAGTTTGTATGTATCAATGGCTTTAGCATTAACTTTTCCCTTTAATATCATTGTGGGAATTCCTTTGTATATGAATATTGTCAAAGCTATAGGAATTGGTATGTAGAATTGTTCAGGTTGCTAAAATTTGTACTTTTCAGGAAAAGAATTAGTTTTTTTGAATATTTTGGTTTGCTAAGAGGGATTTTTCATAGCTTCAATAACACGCAGATTTAGAAAGACATCATATCTATAGGGCTACTATAGGGCTACTATTTGATTTTTTCCTGTACTGATTTATTTTATTTTTTTATAGTCACAAATTCAATATTTACTTGTTAGACTTAACAGTAAATAAAGATAGTTCCTATGTCAATTTTTAAATCTTCTGCCAAAAACCAGAAACCTCAACCATTTTCCGAAAAAATAGCCAATTTGTGGAGTAGTAGCTACCTGCGATTTCTGAAAACTCCTGAACGCGCTTTAACAGATGCTTATGAAGCCGCAAAAAATATTGAAAAGATAGAAATTGCTCATTTCAATAATCAAAAAATATCTGCCAATATAGAAAAGTACTCTCCAAATATTATGTCTTATTGGATTACCTGCCGCAATCGTAGTCTGCTAACTATCAGAATTAGACTTGCAGAGTTTAATGCTAGTCGTTATTTATCTAAGGTTGGTGATGCCGAAGTCTTAGGAAAATTAAAATTTATTGATGAAATCACTAGTAAGTACAACATTGATGACGAAAATAATAATATATCAAACCCCTTAAAATCAGAGTATAAAAACCAAAAAAAATCTGGGAATAATTCATCAGAATCGACATTTAGCAAAACAGGAGTTATCCCTAAATCATTGGGCAGAACTATTAATAGAGTTAGGGAAGATTTTTCTCAAGATGCAGAGGTAAAATTTGTTAATAAATATCGTGTTTCTCAAAATAGGACTAGAATAGCAATTAAGTTCTTACTAGTTGTTGTAATTGTTCCTTTGTTAACACAGCAATTATCAAAACAATTATTACTTAATTTCGTTATTAAAGAATCTAGAGGTGGAGACTATATTCGAGTTTTTCTCAACCAGGAAATGGAAGAAACCGCGTTGAAAGAACTAAGTATTTTTGAGAAAGATTTGCAGTTTAAAAACTTACTTAAAGTATCGCCAAAACTTTCATCAGTAGAAATTGAAACCAAAGTTAAAGAAAAAGCTGGTGAAATTTATCAAAATTTTTTACTTCAAAGTAATAGTGCAATTAGTAACGTTTTTGCTGATGTAATGTCATTAGTAGCATTTGCCGTGGTAATTGCAACTAACCGCAGGGCAATACAATTTGTCAAGGACTTTATGGATGAAATTGTCTATACATTAAGTGATAGCGCCAAAGCATTTTTAATTATCCTATTCACAGATATTTTTGTTGGTTTCCATTCACCTCATGGATGGGAAGTATTATTAGATAGTTTTGCCAAGCATTTGGGTTTACCTGCAAATCAAAGCGTGATTTTCTTCTTTATTGCCACATTTCCAGTGATTTTAAATACTATTTTCAAATATTGGATATTTCGTTATCTAAGTCGTTTGTCTCCTTCAGCTTTGGCAACACTCAAAGAAATGGATGAATAGATAGAAGAAGGATAAAATTGTGCCTGTGCTTGTCAAATATGTGTTTTTTTTTGTAGGTTGGATGTATTAATATTTGAATTGGTATTATATTGTGGCGTTAAATTATAGTGATGCATTTGTTGTATTTGCATCTGTGAAGATTGCAAAATTAACCAGCTTCTACACAGAGATTTTGGGACAAGCACCGAAAAAATATATTCCCAATATTTACACAGAGTTTCAGCTTCCTGGTGTGAAGTTGGGAATTTTTAAACCTAAATCTGACCATGAACTTGAATTCTCCAACTCAAATCACAGTAAGATGAGTTTGTGCTTAGAAGTGGAAAATTTAGAGAATGCGATCGCATACCTGGAAAAATTGGACTGTACCATAGCCCAACCAATCACCATTGCTTCCCACGGTAGGGAAATTTATGCTTTTGATCCTGATGGAAACCGAATCATCTTACACGAACAGATAATCTCAAATAACTAAGTTAAAATTAATTAAAATAAACATGGGCTTTACACGTAACTATAAATTAAACACCATCCAATGGTACCCCGGTCATATCGCCAAAGCTGAAAGGAAACTCAAAGAACAGTTAAAGCTTGTAGATGTGGTTTTGGAAGTACGAGATGCAAGAATTCCCCTAGCTACACAACACCCCCAACTCAACGAGTGGATTGGAACTAAAAAACGAGTTTTAGTCATTAACAAAGTAGATATGGTGACACCAGCAATTCGTAATGTATGGATAGATTGGTTCAAAAGTCAAGGAGAAACACCATATTTTACCAATTCTCAACAAGGGAATGGAATAGACGCTCTCGGTAAAGCTGCCCAAGCTGCTGGTGTAGAACTTAACCAACGTCGTCACAACCGAGGAATGTTATCTCGTCCCGTGCGTGCGGTGGTAATTGGCTTTCCCAACGTTGGCAAATCAGCCTTAATCAATCGCTTATTAAAAAAACGAGTAGTTGAAAGTGCAAACCGTCCTGGAGTTACGCGATCGCTTCGTTGGGTGAGAATCTCTGATCAAATTGAACTACTAGATGCTCCCGGAGTCATCCCCCTAAAGTTAGAAGATCAAGAAGCTGCCTTAAAACTAGCTATTTGCGACGATATTGGGGATGCTTCCTACGACAATCAACTAGTTGCCTCTGCATTTATTGATACACTAACTTACTTTGAAGCTGTAGCCACAGAATTACTACCTCCAAACCCTCTACAAACACGTTATGAATTTGAAACCACCGACTACACAGGAGACGTATATTTACACGCTTTAGCAGAATTCCGCTACAACGGAGATGTTGAACGTGCAGCAAGACAAATTCTCACCGATTTCCGCAAAGGATTATTAGGAAAAATCCCCCTAGAATTACCACCAAATTAACTAATACACCCATCGGATTTATAATTTAACAATGGTTAAACCTAAAAATAGCCTATATCGCGGACATCCAATCGAAAAAGTTGGTCATGGAAAAAGAGCGGTATTTCAAACAACTATTAACGAAAAAGAATGGTCTGCTGCAACAGAATCAGAGGTGAAAGCAGCAATTGACGTTTGGATAGATCAAGGAATCGAACCTTAGGGACTTCCAGAAAATAAAATATCCTCTGGTTTGGATATCTTGCCCGAAATCAAAGGTAGGGATACTTATTCCACAACAGAAAATTGGATAATTATTTAACAAAATTGGAGGGGCTAATTCCCCGGCGCAATACTTTAAGGGACTTCCAAAGAATAAATTATTCCAAAAAAAGGAAAAGACAGGTTGATTTAAAGAATGATAATCATTTTGAGGGGGAGAAAAGGGTTTGCCGTCGGCAAGCCCTTTTCTCCCCCTCATTTATGCATAAGAGTCTATACACTTGTTATTTGAAGTTAAACAGTGTAAATAAGGGATATTTTGCCGCTAAATAAATGTTGCTATTAAAATGAAATCACGTTTGTTTTACTACAACAAATATCAATAAACCAATTACCTAAATTTGGGAAAACTTCATGATTAGAATCGGTTAGCCGCTCAATCTGTTTTTCGATTTGAGCCATAGCTTTTTTTGTAAGCTTTACCCCATTCTCATAAGTTTCGTGTACTAGCTTAACGACTGGATGTTTCCCGTTCCATTTCAT includes:
- a CDS encoding envelope membrane protein (involved in light-induced Na+-dependent proton extrusion) codes for the protein MSIFKSSAKNQKPQPFSEKIANLWSSSYLRFLKTPERALTDAYEAAKNIEKIEIAHFNNQKISANIEKYSPNIMSYWITCRNRSLLTIRIRLAEFNASRYLSKVGDAEVLGKLKFIDEITSKYNIDDENNNISNPLKSEYKNQKKSGNNSSESTFSKTGVIPKSLGRTINRVREDFSQDAEVKFVNKYRVSQNRTRIAIKFLLVVVIVPLLTQQLSKQLLLNFVIKESRGGDYIRVFLNQEMEETALKELSIFEKDLQFKNLLKVSPKLSSVEIETKVKEKAGEIYQNFLLQSNSAISNVFADVMSLVAFAVVIATNRRAIQFVKDFMDEIVYTLSDSAKAFLIILFTDIFVGFHSPHGWEVLLDSFAKHLGLPANQSVIFFFIATFPVILNTIFKYWIFRYLSRLSPSALATLKEMDE
- a CDS encoding sodium-dependent bicarbonate transport family permease, coding for MNSSLILSNILNPPVLFFFLGMLAIFVKSDLEIPAPLPKLFSLYLLLAIGFKGGYELGESGISQEVLITLFAAVVMACGIPIYSFFILKIKLDTYNAAAIAATYGSTSAVTFITAQSFLKVLNINTNGYMVAALALMESPAIIMGILLIKIFNRNKTEETENQTGFWQEVLKEAFLNGSVFLLIGSVIIGILTGEKGWEKLQPFTQGIFYGVLSFFLLDMGMVAARRIKDLGNTGSFLIIFSILMPVANAIVGIIIAKVIGIPQGNALLFAVLCASASYIAVPAAMRITVPEANPSLYVSMALALTFPFNIIVGIPLYMNIVKAIGIGM
- a CDS encoding glycosyltransferase; its protein translation is MIVKDEESRLAKCLNSAKNLIDEIIIVDTGSEDKTIEIAQSFGARVESYGWNHDFSVARNEALKYATGDWILVLDADEVLSPKIIPHIQEVMKMDDYILINLLRQEIGAHQSPYSLVSRLFRRHPEISFTRPYHAIVDDSISEILHKEPYWQIGHLTEVGILHDGYQKDIINQQDKFAKAQVAMENFIANNHHDPYVCSKLGALYIESGRVNDGIQLLLRGIASKQANSDLMYELHYHLGIGYTHAQNIKQALIHYQAATKLVVFPMLKLGAYNNLGSLFKEAGDLKNAKMAYSMTIRIDPNFAAGHYNLGLVLKAMGLFVDAIASYQKAIQLNPNYADAYQNLGVAWLKIGNVKAALPAFNKAISLHETHNPNEAVRLRQGLQEMGFLK
- a CDS encoding VOC family protein translates to MALNYSDAFVVFASVKIAKLTSFYTEILGQAPKKYIPNIYTEFQLPGVKLGIFKPKSDHELEFSNSNHSKMSLCLEVENLENAIAYLEKLDCTIAQPITIASHGREIYAFDPDGNRIILHEQIISNN
- the ylqF gene encoding ribosome biogenesis GTPase YlqF, with protein sequence MGFTRNYKLNTIQWYPGHIAKAERKLKEQLKLVDVVLEVRDARIPLATQHPQLNEWIGTKKRVLVINKVDMVTPAIRNVWIDWFKSQGETPYFTNSQQGNGIDALGKAAQAAGVELNQRRHNRGMLSRPVRAVVIGFPNVGKSALINRLLKKRVVESANRPGVTRSLRWVRISDQIELLDAPGVIPLKLEDQEAALKLAICDDIGDASYDNQLVASAFIDTLTYFEAVATELLPPNPLQTRYEFETTDYTGDVYLHALAEFRYNGDVERAARQILTDFRKGLLGKIPLELPPN